A single Sus scrofa isolate TJ Tabasco breed Duroc unplaced genomic scaffold, Sscrofa11.1 Contig498, whole genome shotgun sequence DNA region contains:
- the LOC100625327 gene encoding LOW QUALITY PROTEIN: olfactory receptor 11H6-like (The sequence of the model RefSeq protein was modified relative to this genomic sequence to represent the inferred CDS: inserted 2 bases in 1 codon) — protein MAFNHREFSDTQLVTSGFPYTWGIQILLFSIFSGIYILTLIGNRCIICAVRWDPQLQTPMYILLASFSFLEIWFITSTVPNMLANILSETKIISFSGCFLQFYFFFSLGTTETFFLSVMAFDRYLAICRPLHYPTVMTIQRCIRMGTCCCACGFLYFPLPIYLISQLPFCCLNKIDQFICDPGPLIQLLCVAAPAIEIICAIYNSVLIFSTLIFITSSYTLVIRAVLRVPSAEEWCKTFSTCSSHLAAVSLFYGSLMVVYVIPTAGSAAGKQKYVTVXYSVLTPLVNPLIYSLRNNEMKKALRKLFRTVRFSQTPGRNL, from the exons ATGGCATTCAATCATAGAGAATTCTCTGATACTCAACTTGTAACTTCAG GCTTCCCTTATACCTGGGGAATTCAGATCctcctcttttccatcttttctgggATATACATCTTGACACTCATTGGAAACCGGTGCATAATCTGTGCTGTGAGGTGGGACCCTCAGCTTCAAACTCCAATGTACATCCTGCTGGCCAGTTTTTCCTTCCTGGAGATCTGGTTTATCACTTCCACTGTCCCTAATATGCTAGCCAACATTCTCTCTGAGACCAAGATCATCTCtttctctggctgcttcctgcagttctatttcttcttctccctGGGCACCACGGAGACCTTCTTTTTGTCTGTCATGGCCTTTGACAGGTACCTTGCTATCTGCAGGCCCCTACACTACCCCACTGTCATGACAATTCAACGCTGCATCAGAATGGGAACTTGCTGCTGTGCGTGTGGCTTCTTGTACTTCCCCTTGCCTATTTACCTAATCTCTCAGCTCCCATTTTGTTGTCTCAATAAGATTGATCAGTTCATATGTGACCCAGGACCCCTTATACAGCTGTTGTGTGTGGCAGCTCCTGCCATCGAGATCATCTGTGCCATTTACAACTCTGTCCTCATTTTCTCCACCTTAATCTTCATTACCAGCTCCTACACTCTAGTGATCAGGGCTGTGCTGAGGGTCCCCTCAGCAGAAGAATGGTGTAAGACTTTCTCTACCTGCAGCTCTCATCTGGCTGCGGTGTCGCTATTCTATGGCTCTCTTATGGTTGTGTATGTGATCCCAACAGCAGGCAGTGCAGCAGGGAAGCAAAAATATGTGACTGT CTATTCTGTGTTAACTCCATTAGTCAACCCCTTGATCTATAGTCTCCGAAATAACGAGATGAAGAAGGCTCTGAGAAAATTATTTAGGACTGTAAGATTTAGTCAAACGCCAGGAAGAAATCTCTGA